One part of the Lotus japonicus ecotype B-129 chromosome 2, LjGifu_v1.2 genome encodes these proteins:
- the LOC130736030 gene encoding DNA topoisomerase 6 subunit A-like yields the protein MTKREVFYLDPVTFQNQDASDAVIDDIACMVCCTRVSLNIVAAQRGTVIRSLTFSDREKTIDCMRIEGGTHILPRVHELEFIRSEKHAIFCRLIQNKFNTRLRCIIVTFMGYPDVSTRLFVRRMHMDLELHVFALMDADPFVIDVLSVYRYGSKNMSYDNRNLVIPGYNNYHQLVKKEFVKENPEWVGDLNYMLANEKKCETQAFNSHGLGYLCNFYLPAKLQEILEPHLCL from the exons ATGACTAAGCGTGAGGTTTTCTACTTAGACCCTGTGACCTTTCAGAATCAGGATGCATCTGATGCGGTAATCGATGACATTGCATGCATGGTATGTTGCACAAGAGTCAGCCTCAATATTGTAGCTGCTCAAAGAGGCACCGTTATTAGAAGCTTAACTTTTTCTGACCGTGAGAAAACAATTGATTGCATGCGTATAGAAGGTGGCACACATATTCTGCCTAGGGTACATGAACTGGAATTTATACGCTCTGAGAAACATGCCATTTTTTGTAGGCTTATTCAGAACAAGTTCAACACAAGATTGCGTTGCATAATTGTGACTTTCATGGGATACCCTGACGTTTCTACTAGGCTCTTTGTTAGACGGATGCATATGGATTTAGAACTACATGTGTTCGCCCTGATGGATGCTGACCCATTTGTGATCGACGTATTATCGGTCTATCGTTATGGTTCAAAAAATATGTCATACGACAACCGTAACTTGGTGATCCCAG GATATAACAACTACCATCAACTTGTTAAGAAAGAGTTCGTGAAGGAGAATCCTGAATGGGTAGGAGATCTGAATTATATGCTGGCAAATGAGAAAAAGTGTGAAACTCAGGCTTTCAATAGCCATGGCTTAGGCTATCTCTGTAATTTTTACTTGCCAGCAAAGCTTCAAGAGATTCTAGAACCTCATCTTTGCTTGTAA